Proteins from a genomic interval of Desulfovibrio piger:
- a CDS encoding tail fiber assembly protein, whose product MPRVTVVPADRLVIVDGQALTFDFNAPERMHALQWDGKQGHIEWLGYGHEPPRNELLTADIYADRIAPYVKMWEEEKARLEQAAAEAEAVRLAEYNSEAAHFERLRAERDRRLTATDYLLMQDYPLDNTHKEAVRLYRQALRDLPSQEGAPWDGGGESTPWPDLPAGI is encoded by the coding sequence ATGCCCAGAGTAACCGTTGTCCCTGCGGACAGACTCGTGATCGTGGACGGTCAGGCCCTGACCTTTGATTTCAACGCTCCGGAGCGCATGCACGCCCTGCAATGGGATGGGAAGCAGGGACACATCGAATGGCTGGGCTACGGCCATGAGCCTCCCCGTAATGAACTTCTGACCGCCGACATCTACGCGGATCGGATCGCGCCGTATGTGAAGATGTGGGAAGAAGAAAAGGCCCGTCTGGAGCAGGCTGCCGCCGAGGCGGAAGCTGTCCGTCTGGCCGAGTACAACAGCGAGGCGGCCCACTTCGAGCGCCTGCGCGCCGAGCGTGACCGGCGTCTTACCGCCACGGACTACCTGCTGATGCAGGACTATCCGCTGGATAATACCCACAAAGAGGCCGTGCGGCTTTACCGCCAGGCCCTGCGTGATCTGCCTTCTCAGGAGGGCGCACCCTGGGATGGCGGCGGGGAGTCCACCCCGTGGCCTGATCTCCCCGCCGGGATCTAA
- a CDS encoding YmfQ family protein: MPETDLRARSAADYLRMLQHLLPQGQAWTRAPGAVLTAVLQASADELERLDMAMRLLLMEILPTSAIAGLEDWERVLGLPDACLPAGTTLQERRSAVLAKLRDEGRQDLAYWYGVADSLEYDVTIEEHWPFCCGIHQCADPSGLTPEEIQAHPEIGYLAVPEIRWWWNVIVHGDRLLRFRCGESLCGELLMDWRAAASLECVMLRDKLAHTLLTFTYEEGE, from the coding sequence ATGCCTGAGACTGATCTGCGCGCCCGCTCCGCTGCCGACTACCTGCGCATGCTCCAGCACCTGCTGCCGCAGGGCCAGGCCTGGACCCGTGCTCCGGGCGCCGTGCTGACCGCGGTGCTGCAGGCTTCGGCGGATGAGCTGGAGCGCCTGGATATGGCCATGCGCCTGCTGCTCATGGAGATCCTGCCCACAAGCGCCATCGCCGGGCTGGAGGACTGGGAGCGCGTCCTTGGCCTGCCTGATGCCTGCCTGCCCGCCGGGACCACCCTGCAGGAGCGCCGCAGCGCCGTGCTGGCAAAACTGCGCGACGAGGGACGTCAGGATCTGGCCTACTGGTACGGCGTGGCCGACTCGCTGGAGTACGACGTGACCATCGAGGAGCACTGGCCTTTCTGCTGCGGCATCCACCAGTGCGCTGACCCGTCCGGCCTGACGCCGGAGGAGATCCAGGCCCATCCCGAGATCGGCTATCTGGCCGTGCCGGAGATCCGCTGGTGGTGGAACGTCATCGTCCACGGCGACCGGCTGCTCCGCTTCCGCTGCGGCGAGAGCCTGTGCGGTGAGCTGCTCATGGACTGGCGCGCCGCCGCCTCCCTGGAGTGCGTCATGCTGCGCGACAAGCTGGCCCACACCCTGCTGACCTTTACCTACGAAGAAGGAGAATAG
- a CDS encoding macro domain-containing protein — MEIVLCAVQPHLAAAWRERIGADLSNCVRVVEGDILSLDVLAVVSPANSYGFMDGGLDALYTRCFGPQLQQRLQRMIQEQANGELLVGQALLVKTGYPPIPWCISAPTMRVPRVLETAEPAYLATRAAVRCALDAGLERVAIPGMGTGTGCLAPREAAAAMAWGIRDALYPPAFPAVLAEARTI; from the coding sequence ATGGAAATCGTCCTTTGTGCGGTACAGCCCCATCTGGCTGCAGCTTGGAGAGAGCGTATCGGCGCTGATCTCTCCAACTGTGTGCGGGTGGTGGAGGGGGACATCCTCTCCCTGGACGTGCTGGCTGTGGTCAGCCCGGCCAATAGCTACGGGTTCATGGATGGCGGTCTGGATGCCCTCTATACGCGCTGCTTCGGTCCGCAGCTCCAGCAGCGGCTCCAGCGCATGATCCAGGAGCAGGCGAACGGCGAGCTTCTGGTGGGGCAGGCCTTGCTGGTGAAGACGGGCTATCCGCCCATTCCCTGGTGCATCAGTGCGCCGACCATGCGTGTGCCGCGCGTTCTGGAGACGGCAGAGCCAGCCTATCTGGCCACACGGGCTGCGGTACGCTGTGCGCTGGATGCCGGGCTGGAGCGCGTAGCCATCCCGGGCATGGGGACGGGAACGGGATGTCTCGCTCCCCGAGAGGCCGCCGCTGCCATGGCCTGGGGCATCCGCGATGCTCTGTATCCGCCAGCGTTCCCGGCGGTGCTGGCGGAGGCCCGTACCATCTAG
- the nrdD gene encoding anaerobic ribonucleoside-triphosphate reductase, with amino-acid sequence MDHDTSTAKARGQGVPFERVRRITGYLVGTLKRFNNAKRAEERDRVKHATGGDLDDKQ; translated from the coding sequence ATGGATCATGACACATCGACCGCCAAAGCGCGCGGCCAGGGCGTGCCGTTCGAGCGCGTGCGGCGGATCACCGGCTACCTGGTAGGCACGCTGAAGCGGTTCAACAATGCCAAGCGGGCCGAAGAACGGGATCGCGTCAAGCATGCAACGGGAGGTGATCTGGATGACAAGCAATGA